From a region of the Geothrix sp. 21YS21S-2 genome:
- a CDS encoding methyl-accepting chemotaxis protein → MRNNQPVTAVEHHLKEGAFIVSMTDPQGRITFVNDEFVRMSGFTVEELMGQPHNLVRHPFMPAAAFADLWATAKAGKPWFGIVKNRCKNGDFYWVDANVTPVMDRGQVAGYVSIRSRPSKAQIREAERMYELLNAGKSLAEATVQPWMPLRSWTSRSRMRAGFAALLGIVAVVTALDIATFLKVGAGVKGIQESNAAVKGLAEIGALADSGVWLLGLGGLAAILAGVAILALLLRAQRLQLGGEPETAIGVVQQIALGDLRVEIDTPPGDTTSLLARLRTMQSNLKGMVNRIRFDGTRVTETAENFSAATHQIAATSRELARNAEEERISVERMASAMTELSASIQEVASNVKASQRQAVEAVTATEAGDRSGEAAMAAMAQVEDATTKVVHAVRVIQEIARQTNLLSLNAAIEAAKAGSLGKGFAVVAEEVRKLAERSAQSAREIASLIEVSNEAVTQGRTTVQGAVDALGDIREHIGQVTSMAMEISASAEEQSTASAEVAAQVERSAAKATENASASVQLSSTVETISTHSDELAHTAEGLAALARQFRT, encoded by the coding sequence ATGCGCAACAACCAACCGGTCACCGCGGTCGAACACCACCTCAAGGAAGGCGCGTTCATCGTCTCCATGACGGACCCGCAGGGCCGGATCACCTTCGTGAACGACGAGTTCGTCCGCATGAGCGGGTTCACCGTCGAGGAGCTGATGGGCCAGCCCCACAACCTCGTGCGCCATCCCTTCATGCCGGCGGCGGCCTTCGCCGATCTGTGGGCCACGGCCAAGGCCGGCAAGCCCTGGTTCGGCATCGTGAAGAACCGCTGCAAGAACGGAGACTTCTACTGGGTGGACGCCAATGTGACCCCGGTGATGGACCGCGGGCAGGTGGCGGGCTACGTCTCCATCCGGAGCCGGCCGTCCAAGGCCCAGATCCGCGAGGCGGAGCGGATGTACGAGCTCCTCAACGCGGGCAAGTCCCTGGCCGAGGCCACGGTCCAGCCCTGGATGCCCCTGCGCTCCTGGACCTCGCGCTCGCGCATGCGAGCGGGGTTCGCGGCCCTCCTCGGGATCGTGGCCGTGGTCACGGCCCTGGACATCGCCACCTTCCTGAAGGTCGGCGCCGGGGTCAAGGGGATCCAGGAGAGCAACGCGGCGGTGAAGGGCCTCGCGGAGATCGGCGCCCTGGCCGACAGCGGCGTCTGGCTCCTGGGGCTGGGCGGCCTCGCGGCAATCCTGGCGGGGGTGGCCATCCTGGCCCTCCTCCTGCGGGCCCAGCGCCTCCAGCTGGGCGGCGAGCCCGAGACGGCCATCGGGGTCGTCCAGCAGATCGCCCTCGGGGACCTGCGCGTGGAGATCGACACGCCCCCCGGGGACACCACCAGCCTCCTGGCCCGCCTGCGCACCATGCAGTCCAACCTCAAGGGCATGGTCAACCGCATCCGCTTCGACGGCACGCGGGTCACCGAGACGGCCGAGAACTTCTCGGCCGCCACCCATCAGATCGCCGCCACCAGCCGCGAACTGGCCCGCAACGCCGAGGAGGAGCGCATCTCCGTGGAGCGCATGGCCTCGGCCATGACCGAGCTGTCCGCCTCCATCCAGGAAGTGGCCTCCAACGTCAAGGCCAGCCAGCGCCAGGCCGTGGAGGCCGTCACGGCCACCGAGGCCGGGGACCGGTCCGGCGAAGCGGCCATGGCCGCCATGGCCCAGGTGGAGGACGCCACCACCAAGGTCGTCCACGCCGTGCGCGTGATCCAGGAGATCGCCCGCCAGACCAACCTCCTGTCCCTCAACGCCGCCATCGAGGCCGCCAAGGCCGGGTCCCTGGGCAAGGGCTTCGCGGTGGTGGCCGAGGAGGTGCGCAAGCTCGCCGAGCGCAGCGCCCAGTCCGCCCGGGAAATCGCCAGCCTCATCGAGGTGAGCAACGAGGCCGTGACGCAGGGCCGCACCACCGTGCAGGGCGCGGTGGACGCCCTGGGGGACATCCGGGAGCACATCGGCCAGGTGACCTCCATGGCCATGGAGATCAGCGCCTCCGCCGAGGAGCAGTCCACCGCCAGCGCCGAGGTGGCCGCCCAGGTGGAGCGCAGCGCCGCCAAGGCCACCGAGAACGCCAGCGCCAGCGTCCAGCTGTCCAGCACGGTGGAGACGATCAGCACCCATTCGGACGAGCTGGCCCACACCGCCGAAGGCCTCGCGGCGCTGGCGCGGCAGTTCAGGACCTAG
- the istB gene encoding IS21-like element helper ATPase IstB, translating to MSKEARRQLGDMLRELNLTGVAATYGEAGKRAEKEGWAFDRFLHHLMELELEQRRQKRLERVLKAAKLPVGKTLATLKQDLLPVKVRRQMATLIEGGFVDRGENLLAFGLPGRGKTHLVCALGAELIQRGYKVYFTPAYALVQRLLIAKQGLGLEREMRRLDAFDAIIIDDIGYIQQTRDETEVLFTLLAERYERRTVIITSNLVFSQWDRIFKDPMTTAAAIDRIIHHCVILELNGTSYRADAAKARMPQPEESASA from the coding sequence ATGAGCAAGGAAGCGCGTCGGCAACTGGGGGACATGCTGCGGGAGCTCAACCTGACCGGGGTGGCGGCGACTTACGGGGAAGCCGGGAAACGGGCTGAGAAGGAGGGCTGGGCTTTCGATCGGTTCCTGCACCACCTGATGGAACTGGAACTGGAGCAGCGGCGCCAGAAGCGCCTGGAACGGGTACTCAAGGCCGCCAAGCTCCCGGTCGGCAAGACCCTGGCCACCCTCAAGCAGGACCTCCTGCCCGTGAAGGTCCGCCGGCAGATGGCGACCCTGATCGAAGGCGGGTTCGTCGACCGGGGCGAGAACCTGCTGGCCTTTGGCCTCCCGGGCCGGGGCAAGACGCACCTCGTCTGCGCTCTGGGGGCGGAATTGATCCAGCGGGGCTACAAGGTGTATTTCACGCCAGCCTACGCCCTGGTCCAGCGCCTGCTGATCGCCAAGCAGGGCCTGGGCCTGGAGCGCGAGATGCGCCGACTGGACGCATTCGACGCGATCATCATCGACGACATCGGCTATATCCAGCAGACCCGAGACGAGACCGAGGTTCTGTTCACCCTCCTGGCTGAGCGCTATGAGCGGCGTACCGTGATCATCACCTCGAACCTGGTGTTTTCCCAGTGGGACCGGATATTCAAGGACCCCATGACGACGGCGGCGGCCATCGACCGAATCATCCACCACTGCGTGATCCTGGAACTGAACGGCACCAGCTACCGGGCCGATGCGGCCAAGGCACGGATGCCCCAGCCTGAGGAATCCGCATCAGCCTGA
- a CDS encoding ATP/GTP-binding protein, whose product MTFINYASREINCKIVYYGPGLCGKTTNIQWIHEQANPEKRGKLVSLATETDRTLFFDFLPLDMGMVKGFKVRFHLYTVPGQVFYDASRKLILRGCDGVIFVADSQRPRLEANIESIANLATNLKDNGFDIRTIPYVLQLNKRDMPTAAPLGEMEDLLRFRNEPMIEAVASRGQGVIETLKACARQILMELQRS is encoded by the coding sequence ATGACATTCATCAATTACGCATCCAGAGAGATCAACTGCAAGATCGTGTACTACGGTCCCGGTCTCTGTGGCAAGACGACGAACATCCAGTGGATCCACGAGCAGGCCAACCCCGAGAAGCGGGGCAAGCTCGTCAGCCTGGCCACGGAGACCGACCGGACCCTCTTCTTCGACTTCCTGCCCCTGGACATGGGGATGGTCAAGGGCTTCAAGGTCCGCTTCCACCTCTACACCGTGCCCGGCCAGGTCTTCTACGACGCGTCCCGCAAGCTCATCCTGCGGGGCTGCGACGGCGTGATCTTCGTCGCCGACAGCCAGAGGCCGCGCCTGGAGGCCAACATCGAGTCCATTGCCAACCTCGCCACCAACCTCAAGGACAACGGCTTCGACATCCGCACCATCCCCTACGTCCTCCAGCTCAACAAGCGGGACATGCCCACCGCCGCCCCCCTGGGGGAGATGGAGGACCTCCTTCGCTTCCGCAACGAGCCCATGATCGAGGCCGTGGCCAGCAGGGGCCAGGGCGTGATCGAGACCCTGAAGGCCTGCGCGAGGCAGATCCTCATGGAGCTACAGAGGAGTTGA
- a CDS encoding roadblock/LC7 domain-containing protein, with the protein MAKLDLVMFEEEYKQLQEIIGRLQVDSSSKVVFLVDKNGQQIAASGDVRSIDATSLASLTAGNVAATDGLAKLIGEKEFSLLFHEGEKDNLHISIVGKRGILVVIFDQSSSLALVRLRVKKSSRELAEIFEKVEQRAQATADESSNFESPFSEITDEDIDKLFGD; encoded by the coding sequence GTGGCCAAGCTCGATCTGGTCATGTTCGAGGAAGAGTACAAGCAGCTCCAGGAGATCATCGGCCGCCTCCAGGTGGACTCCAGCAGCAAGGTCGTCTTCCTCGTCGACAAGAATGGACAGCAGATCGCCGCCAGCGGCGATGTGCGGAGCATCGACGCCACCAGCCTCGCCTCCCTCACCGCCGGCAACGTCGCCGCCACGGACGGCCTCGCCAAGTTGATCGGGGAAAAGGAGTTCAGCCTGCTCTTCCACGAGGGGGAGAAGGACAACCTGCACATCTCCATCGTGGGCAAGCGCGGCATCCTGGTCGTCATCTTCGACCAGTCCTCGAGCCTCGCCCTGGTCCGCCTGCGGGTCAAGAAGTCCAGCCGGGAGCTGGCCGAGATCTTCGAGAAGGTCGAACAGCGTGCCCAGGCCACAGCCGATGAATCCTCCAATTTCGAAAGCCCCTTCTCCGAGATCACGGATGAGGACATTGATAAACTGTTCGGCGACTGA
- a CDS encoding carbohydrate porin, which translates to MKFLFALCCSLPGLIAGDPGAWQVHAQATAVTQTHGDFPSPYRGPNSLRPGREWATSFTTTLMTGWRPLKGTELYLDVEGAAGKGVSSVLGMAGAPNGETYRVGNPQFRASVARFLVRQTLDLGGEPQEVEDDAHQLPGSRSSRRLVLHAGKVSVMDLFDNNTYAHDPRTQFLNWTLMGHGAWDYPADTRGYTWGGAVELFWDAWAVRYGRFAEPLEANQLEMDHALARAHGDAMEVEHDHTLGGLPGALRGMVFRNTAHMGDYRMSLAEANPPDITATRANGRRKRGWGLNAEQAVTPDVGCFARWSWSDGRTESWAFTEADRSLSAGLSQRGTRWGRPRDRFGLAFVQNGLSPDHRAYLAAGGLGFLLGDGRLTYNPERIAEATYALAMGTHCTASLDLQRCWNPGYNADRGPVTLSALRVHLAF; encoded by the coding sequence ATGAAGTTCCTGTTCGCCCTCTGCTGTTCGCTGCCCGGATTGATCGCCGGGGACCCCGGTGCCTGGCAGGTTCATGCCCAGGCCACCGCCGTCACCCAGACCCATGGGGACTTCCCTTCCCCCTACCGGGGCCCCAATTCCCTCCGCCCGGGGCGGGAATGGGCCACGTCCTTCACCACCACCCTCATGACCGGCTGGCGGCCTCTCAAGGGCACCGAGCTCTATCTGGACGTGGAAGGTGCCGCCGGAAAGGGGGTCAGCAGTGTCCTGGGCATGGCCGGGGCCCCCAACGGCGAAACCTACCGGGTCGGCAACCCCCAGTTCCGGGCTTCCGTGGCCCGCTTCCTGGTGCGCCAGACCCTCGACCTGGGTGGGGAGCCTCAGGAGGTGGAGGACGACGCCCACCAGCTTCCCGGCTCCCGCTCTTCCCGCCGTCTGGTGCTGCACGCCGGCAAGGTAAGCGTCATGGATCTTTTCGACAACAACACCTACGCCCATGACCCCCGCACCCAGTTCCTGAACTGGACCCTCATGGGCCATGGGGCCTGGGACTACCCCGCCGACACCCGTGGCTACACCTGGGGCGGTGCGGTGGAACTGTTCTGGGACGCGTGGGCGGTCCGCTATGGCCGCTTCGCCGAACCCCTGGAGGCCAATCAATTGGAGATGGACCACGCCCTTGCGCGTGCCCACGGCGATGCCATGGAGGTGGAGCACGACCACACCCTCGGCGGCCTTCCCGGAGCACTTCGGGGGATGGTCTTCCGGAACACCGCCCACATGGGGGACTACCGGATGAGCCTGGCCGAGGCCAACCCCCCGGACATCACCGCAACCCGGGCAAATGGCCGGAGGAAACGGGGCTGGGGTCTCAACGCCGAACAGGCCGTCACTCCCGACGTAGGCTGCTTCGCCCGCTGGAGCTGGTCGGATGGCCGCACCGAGTCCTGGGCCTTCACGGAGGCGGACCGATCCCTCTCCGCCGGGCTTTCCCAGAGGGGCACCCGCTGGGGCCGCCCCCGGGACCGCTTCGGGTTGGCCTTTGTCCAGAATGGGCTGAGTCCGGACCACCGCGCCTACCTTGCTGCGGGCGGACTCGGGTTCCTGCTGGGCGATGGCCGGCTCACCTACAACCCGGAGCGCATCGCCGAGGCGACCTACGCCCTTGCCATGGGCACGCACTGCACCGCCAGCCTGGACCTTCAGCGGTGCTGGAACCCGGGCTACAACGCCGACCGGGGGCCCGTGACGCTTTCTGCCCTCCGCGTCCACCTCGCATTCTGA
- a CDS encoding AAA family ATPase has translation MPSFRFERVDLDAFRGFAGMGFTVERLAPGIVVVHGPNGAGKSSLVQAMELLLWDQAKAPEGTILHAQVRLGDLSQERSRLQDRLVAKAGALPAQPSPWSGASTRERYRLSLSDLLQSREANQAFGEQLRQEMQGGVDFQKHRADLKPLAAFSRRAGATEAFEQARAALQEKSREQGAQESLEEEIRALEAEAATLDAHADRERALAALDQALESLETLLAQDAALEPFQARETLLAGLREPDETAFRDLRASRDAAATQVASLQDQLEKVDGGLAPLDLPPGLRKDHAEAARNLAGALKDAQTEARDRGRAHREAAAALDDWRQANPWLGAPVDQLPSLSPDVLERTRALARKFERSQSLLHALDQVASTLGPEETALSAGTLASATLILEQWQDKRATLEALARLPDGKGRWGAFAWALMAAGLLAGAAALVLARGAPPRVLSIAAALLLLALAAIGLRTPASQAENPDALRQGLATLQDQYLALGLPGLTPAAWAPADIAVLARKVRDEAAKGTGLAKLNLTRNQVRANAETERGTWKALLAEAGDLARQLNLHPEPTDAFGGYLEILARRLEQGLALRGTVATAGELEAEASRQLASLLAKAATLLEAFRRTPGPDPAAALAVLADDLDTALRLHGERLTLVKTLDALGRSSPQADLDAFLAARGLAEHTFQEAWDTRRLWHPLMTARLGQLSLVETLFKRDGHWTPEFQAIADRREAPLADRRDRLARARAQVRTDLAAARETLRKIAAAREAALLKQATLTRLTGETTLAALILARDQAAQRLEDQRIRDLEGRTLARLIDRLEERGADEDLKPQLRRASDLFQAFTGHRYVLRFENAAFVAREGDRTRPLDQLSEGTRLQLLMAVRLAYVEHQEGPDGIQLPLFLDEVLANSDDTRAQAILEAIQVMAGTGRQIFYFTAQQDEVAKWRRLGPRGIQILDLAEVRNLGARRLAPLPAVDLTRPPIPDPGEDSLLGYARRLGAAGPSLWTPLSQQHAWLAFAEGQQRSLHLLLQGGFETVGQVRNFLGTPITPEKVALLTTIEILEQAQAALQAARPRPLSPAIIEAAEIPRFGDMAGVAAVFRECGNDPRALLDSVIPGVGPARKESLRDWLQKGGYLVDAEEPAEEILARLKGRYASRLGLEERGWSAVERFLLAQSPHREAGAP, from the coding sequence ATGCCTAGCTTCCGCTTCGAACGGGTGGACCTGGACGCCTTCCGGGGATTCGCGGGGATGGGCTTCACGGTGGAGCGCCTCGCCCCGGGCATCGTGGTCGTCCACGGCCCCAATGGCGCCGGGAAGAGCTCCCTGGTCCAGGCCATGGAGCTCCTCCTGTGGGACCAGGCCAAGGCCCCGGAAGGCACCATCCTGCATGCCCAGGTGCGCCTGGGGGACCTGTCGCAGGAGCGGAGCCGCCTCCAGGACCGCCTGGTCGCCAAGGCCGGCGCCCTGCCCGCGCAGCCCTCCCCCTGGTCCGGGGCCTCCACCCGCGAGCGCTACCGCCTGTCCCTGTCCGACCTCCTCCAGAGCAGGGAGGCCAACCAGGCCTTCGGCGAGCAGCTGCGCCAGGAGATGCAGGGCGGCGTGGACTTCCAGAAGCACCGCGCCGACCTCAAGCCCCTGGCCGCCTTCTCCCGCAGGGCCGGCGCCACCGAGGCCTTCGAGCAGGCCAGGGCGGCCCTCCAGGAGAAATCCAGGGAACAGGGGGCCCAGGAATCGCTGGAAGAGGAGATCCGGGCCCTGGAGGCGGAAGCCGCCACCCTGGACGCGCACGCGGACCGGGAGCGCGCCCTGGCCGCCCTCGACCAGGCCCTGGAGTCCCTGGAGACCCTCCTGGCCCAGGATGCCGCCCTCGAGCCGTTCCAGGCCCGCGAAACCCTCCTCGCCGGCCTCCGGGAGCCGGACGAGACCGCCTTCCGGGACCTGCGCGCCTCCCGCGACGCGGCCGCCACCCAGGTCGCCAGCCTCCAGGACCAGCTGGAGAAGGTGGACGGCGGCCTCGCCCCTCTCGACCTGCCCCCCGGCCTCCGGAAGGACCACGCCGAGGCCGCCCGGAACCTCGCCGGCGCCCTCAAGGATGCGCAGACGGAAGCCAGGGACCGCGGCCGGGCCCACCGCGAGGCCGCAGCCGCCCTGGACGACTGGCGGCAGGCCAACCCCTGGCTGGGCGCCCCGGTGGACCAGCTCCCGTCCCTCTCCCCGGACGTCCTGGAGCGCACCCGGGCGTTGGCCCGGAAGTTCGAGCGGAGCCAGAGCCTGCTCCATGCCCTGGACCAGGTCGCCTCCACCCTCGGCCCGGAGGAGACGGCCCTGTCCGCCGGAACCCTCGCCTCCGCCACCCTGATCCTGGAGCAGTGGCAGGACAAGCGCGCCACCCTGGAGGCCCTGGCCAGGCTCCCGGACGGCAAGGGACGCTGGGGCGCCTTCGCCTGGGCCCTCATGGCGGCCGGGCTGCTGGCCGGCGCCGCGGCCCTCGTCCTCGCCCGGGGCGCCCCGCCCCGGGTCCTTTCGATCGCCGCGGCCCTGCTCCTTCTCGCCCTCGCTGCCATCGGCCTCCGGACCCCGGCCTCCCAGGCCGAGAACCCGGACGCCCTCCGGCAGGGCCTGGCGACCCTGCAGGACCAGTACCTCGCCCTCGGCCTGCCCGGCCTGACCCCCGCGGCCTGGGCCCCGGCGGACATCGCCGTGCTCGCCCGGAAGGTCCGGGACGAGGCGGCCAAGGGGACGGGACTCGCGAAGCTGAACCTGACCCGCAACCAGGTCCGCGCGAACGCCGAAACGGAGCGGGGAACCTGGAAGGCCCTCCTCGCCGAGGCGGGTGACCTGGCCCGCCAGCTCAACCTGCACCCCGAACCGACCGACGCCTTCGGGGGCTACCTGGAGATCCTCGCCCGGCGACTCGAGCAGGGCCTGGCCCTCCGCGGAACGGTGGCGACGGCCGGAGAGCTGGAAGCCGAGGCTTCCCGGCAGCTCGCGTCCCTCCTGGCCAAGGCCGCCACCCTGCTCGAGGCCTTCCGCCGCACCCCCGGCCCGGATCCCGCGGCCGCGCTGGCGGTCCTCGCGGACGACCTGGACACCGCCCTGCGTCTGCACGGCGAACGCCTCACCCTCGTGAAGACGCTGGACGCCTTGGGGCGTAGCTCCCCCCAGGCGGACCTGGACGCCTTCCTCGCCGCCCGAGGCCTGGCCGAGCACACCTTCCAGGAGGCCTGGGACACCCGCCGGCTCTGGCACCCCCTCATGACCGCCCGCCTGGGCCAGCTCAGCCTCGTGGAGACCCTCTTCAAGCGCGATGGACACTGGACGCCGGAATTCCAGGCCATCGCCGACCGGCGGGAAGCCCCCCTCGCCGACCGCCGGGACCGCCTCGCCCGGGCCCGCGCCCAGGTCCGGACCGACCTTGCGGCCGCCCGCGAAACCCTCCGGAAGATCGCCGCGGCCCGCGAAGCCGCCCTCCTCAAACAGGCCACCCTGACGCGCCTCACGGGCGAAACCACCCTGGCCGCCCTCATCCTCGCCCGGGACCAGGCCGCCCAGAGACTCGAGGATCAGCGGATCAGGGACCTCGAAGGACGGACCCTGGCCAGGCTCATCGACCGCCTGGAAGAGCGCGGAGCCGACGAGGACCTCAAACCCCAGCTGCGCCGGGCCTCGGACCTCTTCCAGGCCTTCACCGGGCACCGCTATGTGCTGCGGTTCGAGAACGCCGCGTTCGTGGCGCGGGAGGGCGATCGCACCCGCCCCCTCGACCAGCTCTCCGAAGGCACCCGCCTCCAGCTGCTGATGGCCGTGCGCCTGGCCTACGTCGAACACCAGGAGGGTCCGGACGGCATCCAGCTGCCCCTCTTCCTGGACGAGGTCCTGGCCAATTCCGACGACACCCGCGCCCAGGCCATCCTCGAAGCCATCCAGGTGATGGCCGGCACCGGCCGGCAGATCTTCTACTTCACCGCCCAGCAGGACGAGGTCGCCAAGTGGCGGCGCCTCGGGCCCCGAGGCATCCAGATCCTCGATCTGGCCGAGGTGCGCAACCTCGGGGCGCGCCGTCTGGCCCCCCTGCCCGCCGTGGACCTCACCCGGCCGCCCATTCCCGACCCCGGGGAGGACAGCCTGCTGGGCTACGCCAGGCGCCTGGGCGCCGCGGGCCCATCCCTGTGGACGCCACTCAGCCAGCAGCACGCCTGGCTGGCCTTCGCGGAGGGCCAGCAGCGGTCCCTGCATCTTCTGCTCCAGGGCGGGTTCGAGACCGTCGGGCAGGTCAGGAACTTCCTGGGCACCCCAATCACGCCGGAGAAGGTCGCCCTCCTGACGACGATCGAGATCCTGGAACAGGCCCAGGCTGCCCTCCAGGCGGCCCGCCCCAGGCCACTGTCCCCTGCGATCATCGAAGCCGCGGAGATCCCGAGGTTCGGCGACATGGCCGGCGTGGCCGCCGTCTTCAGGGAATGCGGCAACGACCCCCGGGCCCTTCTGGACAGCGTCATTCCGGGGGTCGGCCCGGCCCGGAAGGAAAGCCTCAGGGACTGGCTGCAGAAGGGCGGCTACCTAGTCGACGCCGAGGAACCTGCGGAGGAGATCCTGGCCCGGTTGAAGGGTCGGTACGCCTCCCGCCTGGGCCTGGAGGAGAGGGGCTGGAGCGCCGTGGAACGGTTTCTTCTTGCGCAATCCCCGCACCGGGAGGCCGGGGCTCCTTGA
- a CDS encoding DNA repair exonuclease, whose protein sequence is MAEPRTPMKILCASDIHLGRQPSMKAFPGRALTARSAWDFVVDSAIRERADLLVLAGDVVERDNRYFEAWAPLKAGVLRLLQHGLTIAAVAGNHDSEILPRLLDDLRRDLDPAQAARFLLLGRKDGVMGVWTEAAVTLGGESLRLVGWSFPAPLHSADPFYAFPAVPDDLPTLGILHGDLDSPRSPYAPFTSAALRSRRIDRWVLGHIHAPSARDKAPFYCGSPIPLRASETGAHGCWTLTLAGGAFSSPVLVPAPIRIEALEVALTRDDASETAVQSAILQGMRERIGRCREADPRLEGVLFRVRLTGESDAPAPRAPEEFTTTLDGVQAAIHGDVENLVRRPASLEAWLTDKGARGILARLIQDLDKGSVPPGEWGGLLDEVLQLERESRSSGAYHGLDARWMDETTAAPDWHLALLQRVCLRLFNGMIPAETPHA, encoded by the coding sequence ATGGCCGAACCCCGGACCCCCATGAAGATCCTTTGCGCCTCCGACATCCACCTGGGCCGCCAGCCCAGCATGAAGGCCTTCCCCGGCCGCGCCCTGACCGCCCGGTCCGCCTGGGACTTCGTGGTCGACAGCGCCATCCGGGAGCGAGCGGACCTCCTCGTGCTCGCGGGCGACGTCGTGGAGCGGGACAACCGCTACTTCGAGGCCTGGGCCCCCCTCAAGGCCGGCGTCCTCCGCCTCCTCCAGCACGGCCTCACCATCGCCGCCGTGGCGGGCAACCACGATTCCGAGATCCTCCCCAGGCTCCTCGACGACCTCCGGCGGGACCTGGACCCCGCCCAGGCCGCGCGTTTCCTGCTCCTGGGCCGGAAGGACGGGGTCATGGGCGTCTGGACCGAGGCGGCCGTCACCCTCGGCGGGGAATCCCTGCGCCTCGTGGGCTGGTCCTTCCCGGCGCCCCTCCATTCCGCGGACCCCTTCTACGCCTTCCCCGCCGTCCCCGACGACCTCCCGACCCTGGGCATCCTCCACGGCGACCTGGACAGCCCCCGGAGCCCCTACGCCCCCTTCACGTCCGCCGCCCTGCGTTCCCGGCGCATCGACCGGTGGGTCCTGGGCCACATCCACGCCCCCAGCGCCCGGGACAAGGCCCCCTTCTACTGCGGCTCCCCGATCCCCCTCCGGGCCAGCGAGACCGGCGCCCACGGCTGCTGGACCCTGACACTTGCCGGCGGCGCCTTCTCCAGTCCCGTCCTCGTGCCGGCCCCCATCCGCATCGAGGCGCTGGAGGTCGCCCTCACCCGGGACGACGCCAGCGAGACCGCGGTGCAGTCCGCCATCCTGCAGGGCATGCGCGAACGCATCGGGCGCTGCCGGGAAGCCGATCCGCGCCTGGAAGGAGTGCTCTTCCGGGTGCGCCTGACGGGGGAATCCGACGCCCCCGCCCCGCGCGCGCCCGAGGAGTTCACCACCACCCTCGACGGTGTCCAGGCCGCCATCCATGGCGACGTGGAGAACCTCGTGCGGCGCCCGGCGAGCCTCGAGGCCTGGCTCACGGACAAGGGCGCCCGGGGCATCCTGGCGCGCCTGATCCAGGACCTGGACAAGGGAAGCGTCCCTCCCGGCGAATGGGGCGGCCTCCTCGACGAGGTCCTCCAGCTCGAACGGGAAAGCCGGTCCTCCGGGGCCTACCACGGCCTGGACGCCCGCTGGATGGACGAGACAACCGCCGCCCCGGACTGGCACCTCGCCCTGCTCCAGCGCGTCTGCCTGCGCCTGTTCAACGGGATGATCCCCGCGGAGACCCCCCATGCCTAG
- a CDS encoding response regulator → MPRPKILIVEDDDLTSSLLKGTLAREGYDITLAGDGLAALDILGDDSGFAAVLLDRLMPRMDGLEVLKRMKATPGFKDIPVVLETALDGEGDIREGLKAGALHYLVKPLDPRMVVQVVDSAVREFETRKKLYAELDSIRAAMGLVRRGVFHVHTLEQCGDLAALLAKACPDPRRSVTGILELLVNAVEHGNLGITYEEKTELIASHEWAGEIERRQELPRNRKRRVEVTLTRLAAATRIRIQDMGEGFHWQDFEGVNPGRMFDSHGRGILLAKWEAFDRVEYLGNGNCVVAEIAHT, encoded by the coding sequence ATGCCCCGTCCGAAGATCCTGATCGTGGAAGACGACGACCTCACCTCGTCCCTGCTCAAAGGCACGCTGGCGCGGGAGGGCTACGACATCACCCTGGCCGGCGACGGGCTCGCGGCCCTGGACATCCTGGGCGACGATTCCGGGTTCGCCGCCGTGCTCCTGGACCGCCTCATGCCCCGCATGGACGGGCTCGAGGTCCTCAAGCGGATGAAGGCCACCCCGGGGTTCAAGGACATCCCCGTGGTGCTCGAGACGGCGCTGGACGGCGAAGGGGACATCCGGGAGGGGCTGAAGGCCGGCGCGCTGCACTACCTGGTCAAGCCGCTCGACCCCCGGATGGTGGTCCAGGTGGTGGACTCGGCGGTGCGGGAATTCGAGACGAGGAAGAAGCTCTACGCCGAACTCGACAGCATCCGCGCCGCCATGGGCCTGGTGCGCCGGGGCGTCTTCCACGTGCACACCCTCGAGCAGTGCGGGGACCTGGCCGCGCTGCTGGCCAAGGCCTGCCCGGATCCCAGGCGCTCCGTGACCGGGATCCTGGAGCTGCTGGTCAATGCCGTGGAGCACGGCAACCTGGGGATCACCTACGAGGAGAAGACCGAGCTCATCGCCTCCCACGAATGGGCGGGCGAGATCGAGCGCCGCCAGGAGCTTCCCCGGAACCGCAAGCGGCGGGTGGAGGTCACCCTGACGCGCCTGGCCGCAGCCACCCGGATCCGGATCCAGGACATGGGCGAAGGGTTTCACTGGCAGGACTTCGAGGGCGTCAACCCGGGCCGGATGTTCGACAGCCACGGGCGGGGCATCCTCCTGGCCAAGTGGGAGGCCTTCGACCGGGTGGAGTACCTCGGGAACGGCAACTGCGTCGTGGCGGAAATCGCCCACACCTAG